The following are from one region of the Aspergillus chevalieri M1 DNA, chromosome 1, nearly complete sequence genome:
- a CDS encoding putative peroxisomal dehydratase (COG:I;~EggNog:ENOG410PI66;~InterPro:IPR002539,IPR029069;~PFAM:PF01575) translates to MSHPDLITVAMSAPGAGHEFPSKEVSWQKRDVLLFANSIGCKADELHFLYELHPNFSVFPTYPLILPFKLTDQEVTDFYARSQASPVPGIPDFDYRRVVDGQRKLTILKPLPTTSSDKKFELRNKVVGVYDKGKPGTVMETEQSIVDKETGEVYSKTVSSNFFVGQGNWGGPKGPSTVSYAPPGGKSPDATHVVQTTMETAHLYRLNGDYNPLHATPEPGQKMGFGGIIIHGLFSWNSAAHGILRELGGSDPKNLKEFQARFASPVRPGDQLTTEIWRMGNTQGGYEEVRFVTKNDKGKAVLSNGRCLLKVVGPKSKL, encoded by the exons ATGTCGCATCCAGACTTGATAACCGTTGCGATGTCGGCGCCTGGAGCTGGTCACGAATTTCCGTCCAAGGAGGTTTCCTGGCAAAAGCGCGATGTCTTGCTGTTCGCGAATAGCATTGGCTGCAAGGCAGATGAATTGCACTTTCTCTAT GAACTCCATCCCAACTTCTCCGTCTTCCCTACTTATCCTCTGATCCTCC CCTTTAAGCTCACCGATCAAGAGGTCACCGATTTCTATGCGCGTTCGCAGGCGTCTCCAGTCCCCGGCATTCCGGACTTCGACTACCGCCGTGTAGTAGATGGTCAACGGAAACTCACTATCCTAAAGCCCCTTCCTACGACAAGTTCTGACAAGAAGTTTGAGTTGCGGAATAAGGTTGTCGGTGTTTATGACAAGGGCAAACCTGGAACGGTTATGGAGACGGAGCAGTCGATTGTGGATAAGGAGACTGGAGAAGTGTATTCGAAGACTGTGAGCAGCAACTTCTTTGTCGGGCAGGGTAACTGGGGTGGACCGAAAGGCCCAAGCACTGTGAGCTACGCACCCCCGGGGGGCAAGAGCCCAGACGCTACCCATGTGGTCCAGACTACTATGGAGACCGCTCATCTTTACCG TCTCAACGGCGACTACAACCCGCTACACGCTACCCCAGAGCCCGGCCAGAAAATGGGCTTTGGAGGTATCATCATTCATGGCCTGTTCAGCTGGAACTCTGCTGCGCATGGAATCCTGCGTGAGCTGGGAGGAAGTGACCCTAAGAACCTCAAGGAATTCCAGGCCCGGTTCGCTTCTCCTGTCAGACCAGGTGACCAGCTCACCACGGAGATCTGGAGAATGGGCAATACTCAGGGTGGTTATGAAGAAGTCCGGTTTGTGACCAAGAATGACAAGGGCAAGGCCGTTTTAAGCAACGGCCGTTGTCTGTTGAAGGTTGTTGGCCCGAAGAGTAAGCTCTGA